From a region of the Chiloscyllium punctatum isolate Juve2018m chromosome 1, sChiPun1.3, whole genome shotgun sequence genome:
- the sod3a gene encoding extracellular superoxide dismutase [Cu-Zn], protein MKHLNGTGNLYSSGLQLLLLAGTLALQVPQALGYFNTKAIAGMSDHIKGTWLKLKPILSPRDLPGLFAVCHIQPSSDLRAGLPAISGYILFHQKSPDSSLDAYFELQGFPMDDTQSERAIHVHQFGDLSGGCGSTGPHFNPFGVNHPSHPGDFHNFKVKNGKIIKHLIHLKANLFGVHTILGRGVVVHQGKDDLGFGGNPASLQSGNSGTRLACCTIGLSKGDLWQQMVPKE, encoded by the coding sequence ATGAAACACTTAAATGGGACAGGAAACTTGTACAGTTCAGGGCTGCAGTTGCTGCTGCTGGCGGGGACCCTCGCACTGCAAGTGCCCCAGGCCCTGGGCTACTTCAACACCAAGGCTATTGCTGGGATGTCAGACCATATCAAAGGCACTTGGCTGAAGCTGAAACCTATACTGTCCCCTCGGGACTTGCCCGGGCTCTTTGCCGTGTGTCACATCCAGCCCAGCTCTGACCTGAGGGCTGGTCTGCCCGCTATCAGCGGCTACATCCTCTTCCACCAAAAGAGTCCCGATAGCAGCTTGGATGCATACTTCGAGCTGCAAGGCTTCCCGATGGACGACACACAGTCCGAGCGAGCGATCCACGTCCATCAGTTTGGGGACCTGAGCGGCGGCTGCGGCTCCACCGGACCCCACTTCAATCCGTTCGGGGTGAACCACCCGAGCCACCCCGGGGACTTCCACAACTTCAAGGTGAAGAACGGCAAGATCATCAAGCACCTCATCCACCTGAAAGCCAACCTGTTCGGAGTTCACACCATCCTGGGCCGCGGGGTGGTGGTCCACCAGGGCAAGGATGACTTAGGGTTCGGGGGGAACCCGGCAAGTCTCCAGAGCGGGAACTCCGGGACAAGGCTGGCCTGCTGTACCATCGGACTCAGCAAAGGAGACCTTTGGCAGCAAATGGTGCCGAAGGAGTGA